From the Trifolium pratense cultivar HEN17-A07 linkage group LG4, ARS_RC_1.1, whole genome shotgun sequence genome, the window CAATTATTATGCGGAAATAGATGTCGTCTAACACATGTAACAATGTAATGGTGTGatacctttaactatttatattGTTTCAAGTTGATATTCATGGTTGGTTGGTGCCCAAAGTGTCTGAGTGTTGTTGACTTGAGGTACTGAGTTCGACTCCTAAAGATAAAAAAAGAGAGTTGATATTCATGATTGGATGGGGACTATAAGTTGTATATGTTAGTAATCTTGTAGCAAACAAAGCTAATGAATGGCTTGGTTTGGTTGTAGGAGCTGCTGGCATGAGATAGATGGATATCTAAGGTTGATACAAACTTTTGTTTAATGAATATACTCTCTtggtataaattaaattcataccGATAATCAAAAGAAATCAAACAGTTCTCCATATCATAATATTAAAATGGATTGTAGTGAGATGATTTAGTAGAATATACTCCATTTAAGTGTAGTTTTAGATAACTACaaatttgatcattaatatctttaattatctattataaaaaattatgaaagggtcagaatcaaatgacaccaactagtttgacaccaaatgttacacctctcaataatgttttaaccgatataaattttataaaattcaccgttagattgaaagtttatatcatataaatcatttgtgtaaaacttcggacaaatccaaaatcatttgatatgctattgcgacacataaagattaacgacatATAAAAAAAGACGCAAACCGTTAAGACATTGAACAATATATCTTATATGCtaacatttgtttttatatatttaaaaaaacttacaGTCAAAATAGATTATGTGAATAGTGCATAGTGGTCAAAAGCAACACTTAAAAAGAAGCAAAGGAGACAAAATTACACCGCatgtcatttatcttattttttgtaacactttggtcctttatttttttttttgtaacactatggtcctttagtattttttatttgtaacatttaggtcctttattttttataaataaataagataaggaccaaagtgttacaaaaaaaagactaaagtgttgcaaataaaaaagttaaaggagcaaaatgttacaaataaaagataaagaccaaaatgttacaaaaaaaaagataaaaaaccaaAGTGTTAAAAGAAATAAGATAAAGAACCTGGAGTGTAATTTTGGCAACAAAGAAAGTATATAGTTTCTCAACTTTTGGTGTGccttttttctttccaattttaTTCCGTATTCAAACAAATTTGTTTAAAATCTAATCCTTTTCTATTTAATTGAATAATAAGTTTTTTCAAATATCTATACTTTAAAAGATACTATGGTGTATTATTCTTCTATCAATTCTACCCTTCACTTATTTTACCTTCTTATTCTTCCTTATCAATCAAATAATCACATAAAATAACTAATGAGCTCTTCATAGAACGAATTATTTAGAAgaatcaaaatttgatttttaacgggaacaattcttggtcaGAGTTTATCGGAACAATTCTTGGTCAGAGTTTATCGGAATAATAAGTTCCCCTAGAAACCTGATTAATACTAAacataggctctgtttggtaaaaataagctataaactagctgatagttgaaaagttagcttatagctaaaaaactagtagaataaaattgaaatgtttgacaaatttagttGTTGTAAGTATATGTTAGGATTTAGGCACATGAGGAGAGTCTAACCCAAAAGGCTAGTCCAATAGGTGGGAGAGCCTCACGACTTAAATACCACATTGAACACTTTGAAATACTCGATGTCAGACTCCTAACATTGTCACGTCCTTTAAGAGCCAACGTCCCTGACAGATTTCACTCTATCCGCACTGACCCAATGGTAGCCCTTTCCTTTTAGGCGGCTTCACTGACCTATCAGTATTAGGTGGACCACCTTAATCCAACGCATAGGTAGCCCTTTCGGTGGCCCAACTCTCAACGAGAGCACCAATTGTTAGGATTTAAGCACATGAGGAGAGTCCAACCCAAAAGACTAGTCTAATAGGTGGGAGAGCCTCATGGCTTAAATACCACATTGAGCCTATGGCCAGAAGCAATGCTCTCCGTGTTTCACCTTTCATTTTGCTCAACCTTGTTTAATGGTCCATTTCAACTTTCAAGTAAGTCAGTTGCAGTTTATCCTTATGATAGTCAGTCCTGCATAAGACCTGTTACATATTCTTGAACAAAGCGTTGTTGTTCtatgatatacttttatttaGTACAAATTTGTTGTCAAATATTGGCTATTGTAGCAATATAGCACGGTAATGTCACAAAATTTGAACATCCTGCTATTTTTCACGATCGGTGATTATATACCAGAAGTTATCTTCACATGATGGATGTAATGTGTTTGATTACTAAAATATGGATAAATTCAATTTGATGTAaacattataaatataattaatgtatttcaACTGCTATTAAACAATACTTTGTACTGAGTAGCGTATTGTGAAACCAAAActgtttgtttaaattctgtTACACTATAGCCGCTATTAGAGAACATTGGTCGCAATGATAGACTTTTGCCATTTCGCAATGGTCTGCCATCTGCAATCGATAACACTGATAAACGCGAAAAGTggaaaataattgtaaatttgGGTTCACTTCAAATGTGAAATTCACTGGTTAGTgatatgagtttaatttctgTGGCCTTTTAGGTAttatttggttttgtttggCTTGATTGAAAGCAGTATATGAATGTAGAAATTGCTTCATTGCAGGGAGAACTCGTGCGTGCTTcattggaccaattcattgttggtagcGTTATATCGTTCTTATATCCACTATTTAATAACACTGATTAAGATACTAAAGTGGCCATAGTATGAGTATTCCTTTCTTGCAACAGGTTAATAATGACTCTCTTGTAATTATTTAGTatacctcggtacgtcttgtgcaggggaggctgtttgtgttaatatatatcattttggcttcttcaaaaaaaggTTAATAATGACTTGGTTATAGTGAGTGACAATGAAGAAGAGGTTTCAGACTCGAGTAATTTAAAATTAGGATGGTGCGTCAAGAATGGTTGAGATGCAGTTCTGGAAACATAATTTGATTTCATGGTTAATGATAAGGAGTTCGATGaagagatttatttttgccACCCTACTGATTTTGGGACGCGCCCTACgaaattaccaaaataccccTGTCCGCAAGTAGCGGATTATAcgtttaaaatcttgaaaatttcatgGTAGGAGGgtgtttttttccttcttcaaaaatctgctacttaagtagcggacgttataaaaatatgttagacggtgttttttttctcaaatttcacatttttataacgtccgctacttaagtaaagAACTGGTAAAAATCTTGATTTTTCATGTAGGGTGTTTTgctcaaaatttctcattttacaacgtccgctacttaagtagagaactaattccgctacttaagtagtggaaggGTAAAAAGGAAAATGCATAGGGCGCGTGAGTAGCCAATAAGGTGGCAAAAGTAATTCTCTTCGATGAATATAGATAGAAAAGCCCAAATCATTATATTGGGTTATATATTTCAGGTAGGGGAGGCCATATAAGTTAAATAGGAGGTTTATTCTTCCCACCCTCCTGTTACTTTTCTAGCTCCGTTTTTACTTGTATAAAATCTTAATAGaaggttttattatattttttccaaaataaataaatcttcggaacgcgttttcagaagtttttttaatttaaattcgggaaaaatttgaaaaacgcATTACGAAGCTTTGTtccaaggcaaaaaaaattcgaaaaacactttctaaaatatttattcaagaACAAAAATACAAACACGTGGTAGAAAATAAACACGGATGGGAAGAGAAATCTTTGTTAAATAGAGGTGAAGATTATGTCCAAAAACAatcattaattttacaaatgctatattttcttttatagaCTATAtacatgtatgtatgtatgtatgcacATGCACCCACAAAGTATGTAGCTAGTAATAATTTGTTCCTATGAGTGAAGTTAAAAAATAGGAGGGACCATGGAGTCATAAACACATGTCTAAGGAACATCATAGACAATCAAATGTTCCACCACGCCGTTAAAGACAAGCCAATTATTTAaaatgtgaatgattttttacATGAAAGTGACCCAAACCTATTTTCCATTTAAAGTTATTCATGCTTAAATGTTGTGTAAATCTCTATCTAgagtctttattttattatattttaagtttcaaatgGATTTATTTTCCTTCTAAAGCTACTGCATTCTTCTAGTGTACTTTGTCTTCATTAGTGGTAGCGAAAGATTACCATGATAAAGATATTTTAAACTTCAAATAAAGAATTTTGTTACTCATCTTATTAGAATATGTATTGATACATTACTGAAATAGATAATTCTGATAAgtttttaaatagaaaaattagCAGACAAAAGAATTCACCAACATTATATTACTATAAGTTGAATTGGACGGACTCGGGTTCAAACATATGAGAAAATATGGTTAAAAAGAGTTACCACTATAGGTGATCAGTTAAATTTTTTGGTAAAgtttaaaatttatcttttcattattttaacGAAAGTGTAGCTCATATGGTAGCTACCAGGAACATTATTGGAGTGGCCGGGGTTTAAAAGCCGGATTTCACACTTCTTcatatttaaatgtgtgagattctaaccactaggctacttgacaaaaaaaactacttatagttagaaacaaaattataaagtgCAAATGAGAATATTTTGTTAATTCAAAGTATTATTTTCTCCTATAAAAGTGTAACAATTCAGTCATGCCAATCAAATCTTTAATTGCCCTTTTAGCAACTTTTTGTCGACACTAATGCCATAATACTCCACATTTTGTTTTGCCTTTTTcttcaaacaaaattaaactagcctTTTTCTTTGGGTGAATAATCAGGACATACTTGTTTGATAAGTGATATTCACATACTTTTTAGGTAAATATGTCCTAATTTCAAACTTCTTAACACGTGTAAATTTgcacataataaaaaaattcatctaatataatattatttttcgtGCATATATTTTTCTCGATTTTGATTGTACCGTACCGTGAGTAAAATATAGTTGTGACCATAATATAATtcttaaattttacaaaatcaaaatgTTGACTTTATGCTATTGTTTGGTAAAAACACAATACTAACATTATACATGAATCAATTCCACACGGCTTctaattaaagaagaaaaactgCTAAAACATTTGGAGTTAATTTTCCCTTaatttcatcaaaataaaaaatgttgacCCTTCATGTATGGCACAAATGCATTTGCAGTAATGTAGTAGTATTTGATTTGACAACACTAAATTCAATGAATCAATTCCAAACATCTCCTAATTAAGGAGAAAAACACAACACACAAAATAACTCAATTTTCACCTATAACTTCTAAAACACTAAATTACTATGTttctcttaaaataaaataaggaaaagaACAAATAACAAATCGATCAGGATTACTGAGTTCAAATCTTGACTGAAACAATTATTAGTGAAACTATACTCAACTGAATTCCgaaattttagaacttttttCGTAATAACCAGAGagttaaaacaaaacaaaaaatgaaaaagtaaaaagaaaagaaagtataagaaattaaaaacaaaaatagaaagaaaaaaagaaaggatTAACAAAGTTTAATCTTATGAGCTCTTACATGCATAAATCAACAAGGAGAATTCAAgtttatctttatctttgtGTGAATGTTGTTGCTTCTCTTCTAACCACAATCTACTATCCAATCCACTTCTTGTTCTAAACATGAACACAGCATAACCAGAAACAGGATTGAAGAACCAATCATGAACATCCCAAAGCAAATCAACCAACAaaccatcaacaaaaattgtttgATTCCCTCTAAAATTCCATTGTAACCTCTTCACACGAATCACATTTTTCTTATCAATATTCACACATAAAATTGGTGATTTATTACTATTAAACCCTTCATTTTCCACGCtgcatttaatcaaaatatcatGAAAATTTCCACTATCACAAAATTGAGCTTTTGTGGAATAAAGGGTATTACCAGAACAATGTTCTCTTCTTGATAATAGTGAAATTTTCGCCATAGGAGTATTATCTTTAATCTTTTTAGTAACGGTTTCAGAATCGCCGAGAATTAAACCGATTTCTGAATCAACAATGACAACTACATAAAACCCTTCAATAGGTTCTGGTCCTGTTTCATATTTTGCATTTGAAAGATCCCATAAAACATTTACCTTAGAAGAATCATCCACATCGAGCAATTTGCTACCTTTTTTCTTGCGGAAAAACCTTGAATTCGTGTTGAGTCTGAAAGTTGGAACATTTGAAGGATCATCATCACCAAAACTTATGCTAAGTCCTtgatttgaatgatttttaCACCAAGTTACAGTGATTAAAATCTGTTTCAATGTTGAGAGTACTAATTTATAAACACTTGAAATTGAGTTTTGAATTGAAGGTGCAACAATGTTTTGTGAGATGCATGTGTTGTTTGAATAGCTAGAACATGAATAATTTGAGACATTTATTGAATTTTCACTAAAACATGAAAATTTGTCTCTCATTTTTTGGGGTGAgaaattgaattcaaagatctaaACTTTTTGGTAAAATGAGTGATGGGTTGGTTTTGATTTTGTGAGTTCTATGAATTAAGTgagatttttttggttttggagtTTTGGTCGCAGTTTGTGAAAGTGTTGTTGGTTTTTGAGAAAGAGAGATGATGAAAGCTAATGAAGCCGGTTTCTATGCATATTAATTTCCATTTAATATGCAACTCTAATTCTCTCTCATCTTATAATaatgtgaattttattttataaggttGGAAAAGATTAGAATTTAGAAGGTTGAGGCAGAAACCTTGGGTGGGTGTACTTTGTTTGATCTGATTTTTGCCAGTTAATgcaccaaattataaattgaaagaaattaaGACTGACAAAAGTTTGCTAAAAAAAGATGATCCTCTATTTCAGCACACGattgtgttttcattttttttaaaagggcCTTTTAGGaagcaaaatatataaataatatattgaaatttgtatatttaatttcttaaatatttttttaaaatattaaatataattttttatatttataatcttAACATGTGtttttggtgcacatgttaatgtgattttttttttaatattttttccgtcccaaaataaatattttaacctTATGGttatagtagtatttttttttacaatggagGTGAGTATCGAACTCAGAACTTTTAGTATATTACTTAAACTTCTCACCTCTATACTAAATATAGTGGTTTTTATGACATCTCTTatattatctcttatattataagtttgtatacacaattttatattatcttgcaatttttattaaaaaaagaatacaattttgtcttgactaggattcgaacccgcgaCCCTttaatgcaaggcaatattttcaacaactatggcaagtatactaATTATGactaaaattatgtgcaataattaaTAAGCACCATCTATTTTCATATGAAAgatttcatacaacaattaaacaccaACAAATTACATTGCAtagtttaaacaattaaaaaccgataattaaaaatctagcaaatcatcaaatcatacattttcttattgtcttatttttcgaaaaaacttacattttttttatctcgATTATTCTAAATGGGTTTTgagtgttggcgatggagaaattgaagatgataacgacgatgatttagaacttgacattccatcagatttattgattccaaattcaggtgatcctcttgcttctatcgttgaaagcacatatcctcaacttttacaaaacatcaACGATATAACGTGTTTCTAAAATAGAGCCatattagctcctaaaaattcaatagtcgacacaataaatgattatatgttggatttaattccaggtaaagaaaaaatatattattacaagTCGCACAGAATGTagatggtcaaacagtggatgatattcatactcccgaattttttaacTCGATTTCTACGTCAAGACTcaaaaatcacaagttgagacttaaagttggagttcatgttatgctattaaggaatttgaatcaaaaattaggattatgcaatgaagGAATTtgaaacaagacttattattacaagattgggaaaacgtgctcttgaaggaaaaattatttcatgaagtaatattggtTATCAGGTTTTCATACATAGATTTTCTCTAACACCGTCTAAtgtaaaaatttcttttaaatttcaacggagacaattttctttaatgatttcttttgcgatcaCTATTAATAAGAATCAGGGACAAtatttaaagcatgttgggatatatctttcgtcgccagtgttttcacatggtcggctgtatgttgcgatttcaagagttacttctagagaaggattaaaaatattgatcatcgcgaagatacgactaagacttcgaatgtggtctataaggaagtctttcgTAATATACcttcctttgtatgaatatttatccaaaattattgttgaactatcgtttaatgttattaaaaaaaatgttaatattatatgctttttttttcctcttagaATACATGTTAAAAAAACTTGACGTGAATTGAGTAAAAGGAAAACAATTAAGGATCAAATGTAactaatagagtaatttaaTAGATCATACGTTAGATGGTTGAAAATTGAACTAACGGACACACAAATGAAAAAGGAgagacaaaacaaataaattcatttgtttctagcaatttgtttttttttttctttaaagaagttaaattagcccacccaaattggcgtcagagagaatcgaacctcagacctcaagaggagcacactcccaagtcccaagccaataccaatgcaccaaacCAAGTGGGTTCTAGCAATTTGTTTTTTACTTTACTCTTTCCTTATTTTTGGAAGAGTATTTTAAAGAAGAAAAGACGGAAAGTATTTAATTTGATGAAATTAACAACGTTtactgttattatttttttggatacaaaacGTTTACTGTTATAATAGTAGTAAACAATTAgagagttttattttattttctattgtattttttttttatagttttttagttttatattttaatttgttatctgccttttaaaaatatttataaagctTTATCTACCAAATCCATATGAGGTtatagttaatttttattttttttgacacattataGTTAATTAGCTACCatagaacaaaaaaataaattacttataAATATAATGAAGGTTAAATGTATTCAAGTATCATATTTGTAAGTTCTAACAGTTAagtcctttaaattttttagataataaatagattttttaagTTGCTAACTTGTTGCACTATTACCCTTCCGGTTATTTTACGTTTACAAAAACGTTGACGTGACCGTTAATTATGATGTTAACAATGAAAAATTTGAGGCTCAATCTAATATGAAAGGCCGATTTGTTagctaaaaaatttaattgacttatttgttacctaaaaaacttaaagggtCTAACTGTTACAAACGTAAAATTTAAAGAACTTTTGGATACATTTTtcctataataaataaataaagtactTATCAGTCCTCAAATATTTTGTTTCAAtgtaattcaaattcaaattcttcATTTActcttgtataatttttttcttaagtaAAGATCTAGACATCAAGAATAAAGAAGAATGCATCTTCATCTTTTtgtctatattttttaaaatatatgaaaaccGGGGACATAAATCTAACTCAGTTAGTTCACACAAAAGTGTAAGATATCTCAAACAATTGAAACAGATCCAACTTTAAGTAAATCCTAACAAGCACTAATTAGAAATCTACAATACAATTTGGTGAATGGAATAATCAACATGGAACCTGAACCAGACAAAATATCAGAGTACCGTTCGCCAAAGGCCCAACTCCAGACAAAATATTAGAGTACCATTCGCCTAAGGCCCAACTCGCCTGTTGGCTCATGTCTCCTAGACCGTCATGCCCATTTTGGACCTTATTCATAATCATTCTAACTCGGCCAATGGAGGCGCAATTATCAACCGACTAAGCAACAACCATTAAGGAAAATATGACCTAAAAATTAGGAAGAGGTTTAGGAGAGTGGAAGTTGATCTCGACCACTACTCCCTATGTTTACTCCACCACCACCTCATTACTCCCTACAACCTCTAAACTACTCCCTCCATTATTTTCTATAACACTCCTATATATAAGGCATCATAAACATCATCATAAAGGAATCATGTTCCTCGTTTTACCAAACACGGAGTAAAGCCAATATCAATGCCTAGAAACCTGTTATCTATACTCATAGAATACACACCCATATTTCCGGTTTACAAGAGAACTAAGTGACTCTAATTCGCTAATCGTTTAGGGATACGTAAGACCAATAATAAACACATCTTCGGTTAGGTGTCACTAAATATATACCCATATTTCCGGTTTACAAGAGAACTAAGTGACTCTAATTCCCTAATCGTTTAGGGATACGTAAGACCAGTAATAAACACATCGCCGGTTAGGTGTCACTAAATATATACCTCCTAAAATCCATACAGGAACATAACTTATTCAAGACCAACAACTTCTTCCATTAAACAACAACAAGCAAAACgactttttcaaatcaaaatttcaaCATCCAATGATGAAGATATCAAATTGGTCTGGAATACCAGTCACAATGACTAATTCGGATAACATACGACACTGAAGCGAAACCCAAATCCTTGAAACCTGCATACATCAACAAATcagaaaaatattacaaatcTAAAAAGTGAGAGCATGAATCGATACCTAATCAGTCCTAACACCCGAGGATTTATTCAACAGTCACCTACAGTAAGCCCTCCATACAAAACCAAAACTCACCATGACCACCACTGGACGACAACGACCAACAATGGCACAACCACGAAATTAGTCAGCTATTGAAACGACAGGAAGCAATCGAACCAGCAAACAATTTATAAAGCACAGAACAACTCCAATTTCAAGAAAATTGACCCAATGCTGGCGGCATGGGTTAAAGATAGCCCCAAGGGGTTGAAATCCCATCGGCGTTAGAGGGTAATGCGACAGGGAGGCAATCACACCACCAACCTTAGCGATTACGTGGCAGAGGAAGGGTGCTTGACGACGCATGGAAGGTAGGTTACAGAGGAGATCACTATATGAGTGAAACAGTGGTGGTGGGTAGGTGTGTGCAGCAGAGGAATTGAGAGAGATTAGAAACCCTAGATGGGGAAGTTGTCCAAACACACATTCAACTAATGAATCTCTCacttttacaaaacaaaacaagcCGGTAATTCTTGCATTCTCACAATCACATAAATCATCGCAGTCCTtttccaaaagaaaatatttaagttCTTAattccaataaatttaaatttcaaaatatcaatcgTCGGATTTTAAggctgagttttttttttaagaagccaaaataaaataaaattaaaagatcaCTCGAGCAGGGTTTAGATCTTTCCCACCATCACTAATTTTGAATGTAACGATATTATCTTGTTTTTCTAATTAACTACACTAATTTTGAACTATTTATTTAATACTAGTATTtataatatatcttttatttaagtc encodes:
- the LOC123923578 gene encoding uncharacterized protein LOC123923578, with protein sequence MRDKFSCFSENSINVSNYSCSSYSNNTCISQNIVAPSIQNSISSVYKLVLSTLKQILITVTWCKNHSNQGLSISFGDDDPSNVPTFRLNTNSRFFRKKKGSKLLDVDDSSKVNVLWDLSNAKYETGPEPIEGFYVVVIVDSEIGLILGDSETVTKKIKDNTPMAKISLLSRREHCSGNTLYSTKAQFCDSGNFHDILIKCSVENEGFNSNKSPILCVNIDKKNVIRVKRLQWNFRGNQTIFVDGLLVDLLWDVHDWFFNPVSGYAVFMFRTRSGLDSRLWLEEKQQHSHKDKDKLEFSLLIYACKSS